A region of Gracilinanus agilis isolate LMUSP501 chromosome 3, AgileGrace, whole genome shotgun sequence DNA encodes the following proteins:
- the TRPM4 gene encoding transient receptor potential cation channel subfamily M member 4: protein MAGPEKEQRWIPRIFKKKTCTTFVADLSEPGGSRCQCGRPRGSHPAVAVEDAFGAAVVTVWDAAIHTTEKPTDAYGDLDFHGAGRGFSKFLRLSDRTDPAAAYALVTRTWGFPAPNLVVSVLGGSAGSVLQPWLRDLLRRGLVRAAHSTGAWIVTSGLHTGIGRHVGEAVRDHNMAGTGSTKVVAMGVAPWGVVRSREALVSPKGLFPALYPWRGSLKDGDQCPLDYNYSAFFLVDDGTHGRFGGETLFQARLESYISQQKTGVGGTGIDIPVLLLLIDGNEKMLQRVEDATQAQLPCLLVAGSGGAADCLAETLEEALAVRGSSSSFGSDRIRRFFPKGDLEALGAQIERIMSRREMLTVYSAEDGPEEFETVVLRALVKACGTSEASAYMDELRLAVAWNRVDIAQSEIFRGDIQWRSSHLEVSLMDALVNDQPEFVRLLISRGLSLGHFLNPARLAQLYTTALSGSMVRHLLDRVAPGPGAVGGHKETSAPGVLPASPLREVRLQDVGRLLRELLGVSCAPKYQARTPVDKLEPEADGDHRESMCLLMDPTSDATFGQAPWIDLLIWALLLNRAQMAVYFWEMGSNSVASALGSCFLLRVLARLETEADEAAKRKELAVRFEGLAMGLFSECHQSSESRATRLLLRRSQLWGGATCLHLATQADARAFFAQDGVQSLLTEKWWGDMDSSTPIWALVLTFFCPPLIYTSLITFRPLDEEALRKEQWEPDVDGVNGDSSGLMNKLSPRTQTRDGGGWDRGRQNRCLRRWCQFWGAPVTVFLGNVVSYLLFLLLFAHVLLLDIQPAPPTAIEFLLYVWVFTLLCEELRQGLSGGWGSLGAGAPHGPGKTPLRRRLRYYLADTWNQCDLVALGFFLLGISCRLTPGLYQPGRAVLCLDFMVFTLRLLHIFTVNKQLGPKIVIVNKMMKDVFFFLFFLGVWLVAYGVATEGLLRPQDRDLPAILRRVFYRPYLQIFGQVPQGDMDVTLMQLENCSSELGTWAQPPGMPAGSCVSVYANWLVLLLLVVFLLVANVLLLNLLIAMFSHTFGKVQGNSDLYWKSQRYGLIREFHSRPPLPPPLIVVSHLLLLVDRLGRNRRCRGRRAAPSEDFRFQLSHKAERALLTWESVQKENFLLGQARDKRESDSERLRRTSQKVDTALKQLSQIRTYEHRLVGLEQEVRRCNQLLGQVVEALSRSELIPPEKPPRSPPTE, encoded by the exons ATGGCGGGGCCCGAGAAAGAGCAG CGCTGGATCCCACGAATCTTCAAGAAGAAAACGTGCACGACGTTTGTGGCGGACCTCAGCGAGCCGGG GGGCAGTCGGTGCCAGTGCGGTCGGCCCCGGGGGTCGCACCCGGCGGTGGCTGTGGAAGACGCCTTCGGGGCTGCTGTGGTCACGGTGTGGGACGCGGCCATCCACACCACGGAGAAGCCCACGGACGCCTACGGAGACCTGGACTTCCACGGCGCGGGCCGCGGCTTCAGCAAG TTCCTCAGGCTGTCTGACCGCACAGACCCAGCAGCAGCCTATGCCCTGGTCACCCGCACCTGGGGCTTCCCGGCCCCCAACCTCGTGGTGTCTGTGCTGGGGGGCTCCGCGGGGTCCGTGCTGCAGCCCTGGCTCAGGGACCTGCTTCGCAGAGGGCTGGTGAGGGCTGCCCACAGCACCG GGGCCTGGATTGTGACCAGTGGGCTCCACACTGGCATCGGTCGCCATGTGGGGGAGGCCGTGCGGGACCACAACATGGCGGGCACCGGCTCCACCAAGGTTGTGGCCATGGGTGTGGCTCCCTGGGGTGTCGTCAGGAGCCGGGAGGCCCTAGTCAGCCCCAAG GGCCTCTTCCCTGCTCTCTACCCTTGGCGTGGAAGCCTTAAAGACGGAGACCAGTGCCCGCTGGACTACAACTACTCTGCCTTCTTTCTGGTGGACGATGGGACTCACGGGCGCTTTGGGGGCGAGACGCTTTTCCAGGCCCGGCTGGAGTCCTACATCTCCCAGCAAAAGACTGGGGTTGGAG GGACAGGAATCGACATCCCCGTCCTCCTTCTCCTTATCGATGGAAATGAAAAGATGTTGCAG AGGGTAGAAGATGCCACCCAGGCTCAGCTGCCCTGCCTGCTGGTGGCAGGTTCTGGGGGTGCCGCCGACTGTCTTGCTGAGACGTTGGAGGAAGCCCTGGCAGTGAggggctcctcctcctcctttggcAGTGATCGGATCCGGCGCTTCTTTCCCAAGGGTGACCTTGAGGCCCTCGGGGCTCAG ATAGAGAGGATCATGAGTCGGCGGGAGATGCTGACTGTGTATTCAGCCGAGGACGGTCCGGAGGAGTTTGAGACGGTGGTGCTGAGGGCTCTGGTGAAGG CCTGCGGCACCTCAGAGGCATCTGCGTACATGGATGAGTTACGGCTGGCCGTGGCCTGGAACCGTGTGGACATTGCACAGAGCGAGATATTCCGAGGGGACATCCAGTGGCGG TCTTCACACCTCGAGGTCTCCCTTATGGATGCTCTTGTAAATGACCAGCCAGAGTTTGTGCGCCTCCTCATCTCCCGGGGGCTCAGTCTTGGGCATTTTCTGAATCCAGCCCGGCTTGCCCAGCTCTATACAACTGCTCTCTCAGGCTCGATGGTCCGACACCTTCTGGACCGTGTAGCCCCAGGACCTGGGGCTGTTGGAGGCCACAAGGAGACCTCTGCTCCTGGTGTTCTCCCAGCCTCACCGCTCCGAGAAGTGCGACTGCAGGATGTGGGGCGGCTTCTTCGTGAGCTGCTTGGGGTCTCCTGTGCCCCTAAGTACCAAGCACGGACTCCTGTGGACAAATTGGAGCCGGAGGCTGACGGGGACCATCGAGAGAGT ATGTGCCTCCTGATGGATCCTACATCAGATGCCACCTTCGGGCAGGCTCCCTGGATTGATTTGCTGATTTGGGCACTGCTTTTGAATCGGGCTCAGATGGCTGTGTACTTCTGGGAGATG GGTAGTAACTCAGTGGCTTCTGCCCTGGGTTCCTGCTTCCTGCTTCGAGTCTTGGCCcgtttggaaactgaggctgatgagGCTGCCAAGCGAAAGGAGCTGGCAGTGAGATTTGAAGGGCTTGCCATGG GTCTGTTTTCAGAGTGTCACCAAAGTAGTGAGTCCCGAGCCACCCGCCTGCTCCTGCGCAGGTCCCAACTTTGGGGGGGTGCTACCTGCCTCCATTTGGCAACACAAGCTGATGCCAGGGCCTTCTTCGCACAGGATGGGGTGCAG TCCCTGCTGACGGAGAAGTGGTGGGGAGACATGGATAGCAGCACCCCCATTTGGGCCCTGGTCCTCACCTTCTTCTGCCCCCCGCTCATCTACACCAGCCTCATCACTTTTCG ACCCCTGGATGAGGAGGCGCTGAGAAAGGAGCAGTGGGAGCCGGATGTGGACGGAGTCAATGGCGACAGCTCCGG GCTGATGAACAAGCTGAGCCCGAGGACGCAGACCCGGGATGGCGGCGGCTGGGACAGAGGGCGGCAGAACCGATGCCTGCGGCGCTGGTGCCAGTTCTGGGGGGCGCCCGTGACGGTCTTCCTGGGCAACGTGGTCAGCTACCTGCTGTTCCTCCTGCTCTTTGCCCACGTGCTGCTGCTGGACATCCAGCCCGCGCCGCCCACCGCCATCGAGTTCCTGCTCTACGTGTGGGTCTTCACCTTGCTGTGCGAGGAGCTGAGGCAGGGTCTGTCGGGGGGCTGGGGGAGCCTCGGGGCCGGAGCCCCCCACGGGCCCGGGAAGACGCCGCTCCGCAGGCGGCTGCGCTACTACTTGGCCGACACCTGGAACCAGTGTGACCTGGTGGCCCTCGGCTTCTTCCTGCTGGGCATCAGCTGCCG GCTCACGCCGGGGCTGTACCAGCCGGGCCGGGCTGTGCTCTGTCTGGACTTCATGGTCTTTACCCTCCGCCTGCTCCACATCTTCACGGTCAACAAGCAGCTCGGACCCAAGATCGTGATCGTGAACAAGATG ATGAAGGAcgtcttcttcttcctcttcttcctgggCGTGTGGCTCGTGGCCTACGGCGTGGCCACCGAGGGGCTGCTGCGGCCCCAGGACCGGGACCTGCCGGCCATCCTGAGGCGCGTCTTCTACCGGCCCTACCTGCAGATCTTCGGACAGGTGCCGCAGGGAGACATGGACG TGACCCTGATGCAGCTGGAGAACTGCTCGTCGGAGCTGGGCACGTGGGCTCAGCCGCCCGGGATGCCCGCCGGCTCCTGCGTCTCCGTCTACGCCAACTggctggtgctgctgctgctcGTCGTCTTCCTGCTCGTGGCCAATGTGCTGCTGCTCAACCTGCTCATCGCCATGTTCAG CCACACCTTCGGCAAGGTCCAGGGGAACAGCGACCTGTACTGGAAGTCTCAGCGCTACGGCCTCATCCGCGAGTTCCACAGCCgcccgccgctgccgccgccccTCATCGTGGTCTCCCACCTCCTGCTCCTCGTGGACCGCCTGGGGCGCAACAGGCGGTGCCGGGGGCGGAGGGCCGCCCCCTCGGAGGACTTCC GATTTCAGCTGTCCCACAAGGCGGAGCGGGCGCTGCTGACGTGGGAGTCGGTGCAGAAGGAGAACTTCCTCCTCGGCCAGGCCCGCGACAAGAGGGAGAGCGATTCGGAGAGGCTCCGGAGGACGTCCCAGAA GGTCGACACGGCCCTGAAGCAGCTGAGTCAGATCCGGACTTACGAGCATCGCCTGGTGGGGCTGGAGCAGGAG GTCCGCCGCTGCAACCAGCTGCTGGGCCAGGTGGTGGAGGCCCTGAGCCGCTCGGAGCTGATCCCGCCCGAGAAGCCGCCCCGCTCTCCCCCGACAG AATGA